ATAATGCATGcaacttcattttttcaaaagaggGTTGTGGTTTGAATGTGAAATAGGAATGGGCAGACTGAGAGGAAATCATTCAAAAACACAAAAGTCCCATCTATTTTTGTTTAGTTAGAAGAGGCAACACGAATCTTGAGACTAATCGTACCCCTCCTACTTTTTGTTACATAGGTAACATCACACTAGTAGCTCCATAGTTAACATATTATATTGATGAGTTACATGTTAAAAGAGAAATTTAAGAGTAGTTTACACACATACTTTTATaatgaaaacatgttataaGGGAAAATAATGATGTAAACTTAGGCTACTAGAAATAAAGATTTTTCCCACTATAAATTAATGATACCTTAGTGTTATACAATATGATTTTCCAGTTATTTCCAACTAAAGAAGTTCACCTCGGGATGACTCATTTGGTTTGAAGAGTGATCATGATCTATACGGATGAATAAGGATCTATGAGcttgtttggctcagcttaaaagctggtcaaactgacttaaaagctgatttttgacttatttagctgtttggcaatactcagaataacttattttaagtttaaaaaaacttattttaagccaaaagttaaaagctgaggtagaggtgctttttttttttttagcgtataagttgttttaagttgaccacatttttatctttttgcccttaatatttttatacaatctccaaattacaacataaccctaacatctctttcttccatttttcccttttcacgtttggcatagcaacttcagcacttttatccaaacacataactgcttattttaaaaataagtttcagcactttcaaaagtacttttttaaagctgcttttattaagcccatccaaacgggccctataTCACCTCATAATGCTTTTTGAGTTGAGCTTGTGGCATAGGGTTTACCTAGTGCATGTGGTTAATTTGCGGATAATTACTCAGTGGGAAATTTGCTCAATACACACAAAGTGCTCACTTGAATGGTAGAGGTTGTATCGACTGTGATTATTCTTTAAGTTTccccaaaaaaaacaaaagagattctcaatattattagtttttcttttttcattgaGTCAATCAAACCATTCGTAGAAACAATTATCgaatatttttcaaatgagaAATAGGGATTTGTTAAGTATACTAACGAATCTGATATTTACACCTAATCATACTATGGTCAAACCTCATAAACTTTGATGTGCTCATTCCTTGCATCATCTTATACCAGTCATTTTTGCCTTTCTCTTATTCGATTAAAACTagaacagaaaaaataaaaacatccCTCTTGTCCTATTGCTTTTGTTTATCAACCTGAAAAACAAGttgtaatatttcaaattttgctGCTCATAAAGTTACGTTGTTGTGGTCCAACTTACCATATTTGACTTTGGTATGTAACATTTTAAGTAGATTTGACCTTGagttttaaaaatgaatggACACAAAACACATTAGgtgaaaagttatgactattATTCACTATATGTTAGAAAGTAGATCGAATCTCAAAAAGTCCTTCTCCTCACACCTTGAAAAGACTCGTGGGGTTTCAGTCTATAATATGCACGaaatcaaagagaaaaaaataaaacttttaacttttgtaatcttaaattaaaaatatataaaacgtATATCAAATATCTTTTAACTTTACTGAAACACGTTAAAAGGGAAGAAATGAAACTAAAAGGTTACTAAAAGAAAAGACATTGATCTTTATTGTATAAATCTTATTTAACGTGTGGCAACTTTTTGTCACAAGTATGTTTAGATTATATCCAACTAAGAGAAATGTTTTTTGTGCAATAGATGTAAGTGAATAAATTAATGCATTTGAACATTTGAAATATTCTTTTCTATGTGTTCCACACTCGTatagtatttctatattatataatCATGTTTGGTACGTGGAATATATGTATTGTTGTCAGAGTAGcgccaatattttttttatattaaccatCTCACTATTCCTAACCCCATGGCCCATGTTCAAAAGATGATAGTGAATTCCTTGTCCCAAAGTTCTAAATCTCGAGGCAATAGTATAAGAAAATTGCATTTATATGTCTATTGTTTTATGGGGGTTGTGTTTTTGGAGatgcatacatacatatataaaccttcatatatataattggataattgaattataatacAGGAATTATTATGTGAGGACTATTAAAGTATCGAGTCTATAAGGTAACTTAAGATTattgttaataataataaaaaaaaagataactcTTGTTAGTCTGGTATAAGTAATAGTAAGTTGTGTGGTGTTTGGTGTGCTCTCGATGAACCTTGAAAATCTAGAAGATCGATTATCGATCGCGCTTCATGAAATTTGTTTTCTACCTAGTATTTTAATATAGTATCATAAAGTTTTCAGATAATATAATCACACGTTTTTTACGAAGCTAGAAGTTAACCCCCGTCACTAAACCCTAGGTCACATGTCCCTACACACCCATTGGTTCCTCGTGGTCCAAGTAGGGAAGACCATTTGCTTCCTTACGCAAATGTTGGACTCGTACAAGACAGGCACCCCATTTCCATCACACACACTACTTATCTTTAGATACCACACGAGTGTTGTCCTTTCCtttcatatttttacttttcttggTATTTTTTCCCTATCAAAGTTCTCGATTAAATTTAGATCTCACATTAGGCACTTTTAAGGGTGACGCTTCCAATacacttttctttatattcagAGCTCGAACTCGAATCATCACTACACTACATTTCATGTAGGTGGTTTCTCTCTTTTACTTTCTTACTTTTTCATCCCTATACTTTCTTATATTTGACACTTATGGTCCATTAATTTTACTCTATCCATCATTCCTCGTatcattttttccaatttttttggTCCAAGAAAGGGAAACAAAGGTCTAAATTTACGGTTGCATGAACAAAATAAGGACACTCCTTCCTgacccccccacccccacccccaccccacacAATACAATCAATCAATCTGAGTTTAGGTCCCATTAAATAGgctttttttttgcagaaaaaTGGATGCAAACAAAACTAGTCCTCGTCATCTTATTTTCCTTGTACATCAAAAGATACAcactctctctatatataaaataaatactttctACGTTCTAATTAATGTGGCATAATTTACctaattaatacaaaattttaaaaaggaacaaatttaagcattttgtttaaaatatttcttgacTACAAATTAgtgtatgttttgatttttaaaaagattagtttaataaaagaaataaaaaaatttcatacgaATTGTGTCAAGTCAGCAGAatcaaataatacaaaatagaGGGAGTATATGTTGAATTCTTCATATGTTTaattctatctatatatatatatatatatatatatatatatatatatatatatNNNNNNNNNNNNNNNNNNNNNNNNNNNNNNNNNNNNNNNNNNNNNNNNNNNNNNNNNNNNNNNNNNNNNNNNNNNNNNNNNNNNNNNNNNNNNNNNNNNNNNNNNNNNNNNNNNNNNNNNNNNNNNNNNNNNNNNNNNNNNNNNNNNNNNNNNNNNNNNNNNNNNNNNNNNNNNNNNNNNNNNNNNNNNNNNNNNNNNNNNNNNNNNNNNNNNNNNNNNNNNNNNNNNNNNNNNNNNNNNNNNNNNNNNNNNNNNNNNNNNNNNNNNNNNNNNNNNNNNNNNNNNNNNNNNNNNNNNNNNNNNNNNNNNNNNNNNNNNNNNNNNNNNNNNNNNNtatatatatatatatatatattgattttctcCGATGAAAATTCTATTTACATTTTTGAGGTGTTAGAAATCTGATTTTTGCGGTATCAAATTGTATGTTAAGACAAAgaatattcaaattaaaaagaaaagttcaaaatattttattcttctttttttcttagcTAAATGAGGAAAATTGAAttggtttttctttttattttctttactaaAAAGCACATGATTGATGGTAGCCTAAAGAAAAGCAAACGTATATAGGCATTCTAGTAGATCAACATGGCCTATGAATAAATATGTTGTACATTATTGAATTTTGTAACCTCGTGTGACATCATTGAAACTTTGAGTAACTTTTCTATTTgtagttattgtatttttcgAAAATacgaaatgaaaaaaatatatatactccaCAATAACTCCACTATATATTTGCTAACATTGGAATTTAGTTATTCTACTTATAGCATCAATCAAATGTTTGTATATATGATGTTTTATTTACTTCCTATGTCTTCTTTAACTCCACTAACTTGTTCCAAAATAATTGTTAATTTAGAACTTTAAGATTAAAGTTAAAATTGTTACTCACTCTGTTTCAATTTCTCTAATTTTATGTAGCCTTTTAAAATCGTAAaggtatatttaattaaaactaaaatagtaaaatgaatgataaatataatttattatcgctttttttgtaaaagtaaaattttgatataCAGGTCATAAAAAATGAAACGAGGAGTAATAAGAAAGGTAAGataaacttatttttcttttttcgtttTTCATCTGATATTCAGTATTTGTATTAGAGTTAGCTATTCTGAATTCGCTCTCCATTCCAAAGGAATcctatttaaaattcaaatctgAAATATCTGATTAAGAGAGAAGCAATCTCATCTACCGTATGGGTAAAAAAAGGTTGAGAAAGAAGGATGAGTGTAGTTGTCTCTCTATCATGATATATCTCATTTTAATAAATGGCAATAGTCTTATTAGGGTGTTGTGTCTTTGACTTGGACTGACACCTTCACCTCCCTCTTTCATTTCATTGAATATcatcaacaataataatagaatCCATCTATCCCCACACCCAACCTTCAATAGCCATTCTCttcaattcttcttcttctttcttgtttCCTCTCTTTAATTGCACATTAATTacctcacacacacacacacactataTACCTTCATTTTGGCGTGCAATGGGTGGCATATCACACCAAAATTTCTCTTTTGCAAAAATAGCCACTTTAACTTTCCTCTTGCTTACTCCACTTGTTTCTGCTTTTCGGATAAATCCCACTAAAACACTTGGTAAGTCAATTCACTTTTGCCTCATTCTTTTCGCCACCGTTTAAGCTAGCGTTTGACTATAAATTTCGCATCAAATAAGATGCATGTTGGCAAATACAAcgtttaatttttgtattttagccTTTAAAATTTATGGATAAACGGAAGCTTAATTAATACCGTGTGAAGATGTttttgttgatgaattatgataatACTATAATGCACGATTATGTATAATGTTTATGCTTAATCATTCTGGATAACTGTTTATTACAGGCTCGCACATAGTTAGCCTTTTTTAATCGACTAGTTGTAAATTctgcattttttttcttttttccaaacTTATTTTAGAATACTATCtctaattatttgttcatttttaaattaacatattaattaaaaaaataattatatatataataaatttatcattttactccTATTGATTATGaagtaatgaattaaaaatttaattttttcaagaagttttaagtttttcaaaataattaattgagggtataatcagtaaaaaaaaatattcttcttttatttGTCAGATTAGACAATGGATAGGTAATTAAAAACAAATGGAATGCACTTATTTAATTTGTACCTTATTTAAAAACTTCTTTTCCGATTAATTTAGATTTACGTGTGATATGTGCGGTTTTTGGAAACACCTATACTGTTTATATTGAATCGTGTAATTTTTCTTAAGAGGAGTACGCATGTGCTATTATGTAGTGTTTGaaatttattagtttgattGATTTGAATTTACGCGAAGTTAATTATGTGTGTGTTTTTGTGAAACATAGGTGGTAGTGAGTCAGATATAATTGAACGAGTTGTGACTCAAAGAAAACTGAGTGGACCGGGTTCATCACCACCCACCTGCAGATCCAAATGTGGAAGGTGTTCGCCGTGTAAACCGGTTCGGGTTTCGATTCAACCGGGTTTTAGTTTCACTTTAGAGTACTACCCTGAAGCGTGGAGGTGCAAGTGTGGAAATAATCTATTCATGCCttagaaaaaaatcaattaaatagtTAGTacattactttttctttttacttttgtatttaattgtttttatttttaactatgTACTAGTAGTTAATTAATCATTCTATAATTATCTGAATTAGACTCTTATTTTTAGTTGTAGAGTAATTTGTAAAGTTAATTTTTGCACTGTGAAAAGATAAAAAGTAAAagtggaaaaaagtattttgttGTCTAGTTGTACCACTgattcttctctttttcatgCGAAATACAGAACAttggaaacataattttattattttgagattGGAGACAAGTGAGgacattgaaaataaattattttgcgattaatttatttatatttcatctattcatttttattgtcaggttgtaatttttaaaaataaatttaattatataaatttattatttaaaataaaaaaacaaatatttaaaactaaatgaaaatttttataaagtttgatttatatatatacatagtaaatcaccaaaaatgatatatttttaaatgaataaacaaTTAACTTTACATTTATTGTTTTACTCTTGATAAGGAACCTTAATATTCAGATCAAAcaaatattatgacatgatgacaCTTTCgttgaattgatattgattaATTTCCCACTAATAAGTTTATTGAGTCTCACAATTTGCtctattttctctatttttttcatttataatgtaatgctttttttttatatgatatgaactttTGTCTCTAGACACTCTGAgtgtcattaatttatttttttatgttaggtAGGAAAGACGAACAGGTAGAAAAAATCAAGCTAAACCATACATTTAAGTTTTCTTATACTGAGTCTtcgtttttaattaaaataacgTAGCGTCGAATTTAATTAAGACGAAGGGAACACTATTTCTTGATATATGAATTCTAgtgaatattaattaaaaaaaggtaaTTCTAATACATgcctaaatatttaaaattttgtcaaaataaaatagatatttaacTAAGAATATTGTTTTTTCCCAACTCAATAAAAAATGCTTTCCAAATTTCAGAATGATGCATGAGTGTGAAATCAATGAATGAGAGAGTATGGGCCTACATGTGTCATTTGTGGGCCATTGGGCTGGGCTCAGTTAGATAGGCCTCATTTAATGCTGAGTCAGAGTTGCAGATGGGCCGTGTGTCTCTACTGGAGAAAGCCTGCTGCAATACACTGTAAATGGAAATATAACACTGTCAAATCTTATTTACCCACCCAATTACTGAAACCTCACACGtgcaccttttttttttttcatctgaCTTTTCAAGTTTGTATTGGTGTTCTGAGTATTTTGGAGTCGCACACTGTAAGATGTAATTGTGTTGATGCTTTTAACTTGATTCTTTTTTATAGTCAAAATTCGAACTCAAAAAATCAAGTTTAGAGTGAAACGATTTCACTACTTTACGACATTTCATGTTGGTGAGCTTAACTTCTATTTTGTAAGTTTATATCAAGT
The nucleotide sequence above comes from Solanum pennellii chromosome 9, SPENNV200. Encoded proteins:
- the LOC107030682 gene encoding EPIDERMAL PATTERNING FACTOR-like protein 4, which gives rise to MGGISHQNFSFAKIATLTFLLLTPLVSAFRINPTKTLGGSESDIIERVVTQRKLSGPGSSPPTCRSKCGRCSPCKPVRVSIQPGFSFTLEYYPEAWRCKCGNNLFMP